The genomic DNA CATCTCGGACGCGGTCTTACCATCACGTTGCGCGTGCCGCTGACGCTCACCATCATTCCGGGCCTCATCATCCGCGCAGGGGGGCAGCATTTCGCGATTCCGCGCGCGGCGGTGGTCGAAATCCTGCATGACAATAATGAAACGCTCCAGATCAGCGATGTGGGCGGCGCGAAGATCGCCACCATTCGCGCGGTGCGTCATTCCATGATCGATCTGGAGGACGTGCTGGGCATGGAAAAGCCGGTCCAGTCGGGTCCGCGCGCGATCATGGTGGTTCGCTCGGCGACCGGCGTGCCTTATGCCATGGGCGTGTCGGCGGTCGACAATCATGAGGAACTGGTGATCCGGCCCGCCTCGCCGCTGGTGATGGCGACGGGCGTCTATGCGGGCATGACCCTGCCCGACAATGGTATGCCGATGCTGCTGCTGGATGCCGCCGGCCTTGCCAATGCGGCACGCCTGCCCAACATCATCGACGATCGCGCGGCGCGGCAGCAGGAAGAAGCCGCCGACGCGCAGACCGGCGTGGAAATGGTCGCGGCGCTGCGCTTCGAGGAATTGTCGGGTGAACGGCGGCTGCTCAAATTGTCGCTGATCGAGCGGGTCGAGGATGTCGATGCGCGCCTGTTCGGGCGATCGGGTGGCCGCGCCTTCGTGCGGCTCGACGGTCGGCTGGTGCCTGTCGCCAATGGCCTGTCGCAGTTCGATGGCGCCAAGATATCGGCGCTGCGCTTGCGCGACGACCGGCGCGAGGCCTGCTATCCGGTCGCTGCCGTGCTGGACATTGTCGAAATGCCTGCCGTTCCCGACATGGTCGCGATGCATGGTCTGTTGAGCGGGGTCGCGGTGATCGACGGCGAGCATCTGGAGGTCATCAACCCTTTCGCCCTGTTCGCTGCTCTGCCCGAAGAAAGTCTGGCGGAACGGCCACGCGGTCGTTGCCTGCTGGCCGATGCCGAAGATGGCTGGACCCGCGAGATATTGGCGCCGCTGTTGCGGCAGGCGGGGCATGATGTCGTGCTGGGCCTGCCCGGCGATGCGGCCGTCGATCCCGGCGATGTGGTGCTGTGCAGCGGCGACGATATGGCGCAGGCAGCGGAAATCATGGGATGCCGGGTGGTGCATTTGCGCGCTTCGCCGCGTCCGGTGGGGCCGCAGGATGGCAGCATTTATCGCTACGATCAGGATGCGTTGATGGCGGCGATCGCCGGACGGCGGGCATAGGGAGCGCGATGATGGATCAGCTATATCTTCTCGCCACCCTGGCCGGAACCCGGATCGCGGTCGACGCGCGCGAGGTGGAGGCAGTGGTTCGCCTGACCGACATTTCCCCCGTGCCGGGCATGGGCGCGCATGTTGCGGGTCTGTCCGCCTTGCGCAGCCGGGTGTTGACGATCATCGATGTCGCCGCCCTGATACGGGGTCAGCGCACGCCGACGGCGCAACGCAGTCTGGCGATCATCTCCAATATCAGCGGCCACAGCTACGGCCTGATGGTCGATACTGTGTCTGACATCTGCCGGGTGCCCGAAGGCGAATTGCCGCTGCGGGGGCAACTCGATCCGGCCTGGGCCGCCTATGCCCGCGCCATCGTCGAACATGAGGGCCATCCCTGGCTGCTGGTGTCGCTCGCCGCTTTCATCGAGGGAGGCGCGGCGGCGCAAGCGGCCTGAAAACTCTGCTTCGCCTGTTTACCAAATACTTGGCTTTGCCGGTTAAGCCCGTCGCAACGGGACGCAAAAACCTAAGGGACGCTTCATGAAAAACTGTCTGGTCGTCGACGATAGCAAGGTTATTCGCAAGGTGGCGCGTCACATACTCGAATCGCTGGACCTGACGGTCAGCGAGGCGGTGGACGGGCGCGATGCGTTGACCCAATGCGAAGCCTCCCCGCCAGACGTGGTGCTGCTCGACTGGAACATGCCGGTCATGAGCGGGATGGAATTTCTCCAGGCGCTGTCCAGCGCCAGGATGGCCGCGCGGCCCAAGATCATCTTCTGCACCACCGAAAATGGCATCAGCCATATCAAGGCGGCGGTCGAGGCGGGGGCCGACGAATATGTGATGAAGCCGTTCGACCGGGAAACGCTGGAAAGCAAGCTGGCGATCGTCGGGGTGATCTAGCAGCCGATCCCTCGTTGCCGTCCCTTCCCTTCGATATTCCGCGTAGAAAGCCTGCATGATGAACGCCATGGTGCCGATCATGACCAGCCAGAGGAGCGAAAATCGCACGCTCCGCACGCTGGTTGTCGACGATTCGGTCGTCGTTCGGACCGTGATCGAGCGTATCCTGAATGCCGATCCGGGCTTCACTGTGGTCCACAAGACCAACAGCGCCGAACATGCACTGAGCTATCTTGCCGATCATGCCGTTGATCTCGTGTTGCTCGACATCGAACTGCCGGGGCAGAGCGGGCTGGCCGCCTTGCCGCAGATCCTGCGCGCCAACCCCCTGGTCAAGGTGGCGATCCTGTCGGGCAAATGCGAGGAAGGCAGCGCTGCCGCGGTCGAGGCGCTGGCGCTGGGCGCCAGCGATATCCTCTCCAAGCCCGGTAGCGGCAGCTTTGGCGAACAATTTCCGCAGGCATTGATCGGACGGCTCAACCGGTTGTTCGGGGATCGTCCCGCGACGCCGCTCCTGCCGCGCGCGTCGGCGCAGGTTACGGTCGAACCCGCGACCGCGCCGCTTGCCTGTCTTGGTGTGGGCGCTTCGACCGGCGGTATCCATGCCCTGGGCCAATTGTTCCAGGGATTGACCGCGCCGTTGGGTGTGCCGGTGCTGCTGACCCAGCATTTGCCGGCCAGTTTCACCGTCTATTTCGCGCAGCAGCTTGCACGCATGACCAGCCTGCGGGTGAAAGTCGCTGAAACCGGCGACCTGCTGGTGCCCGATACCGTCTTTGTCGCGCCGGGCGACGCCAATCTCCAGCTCCGCCGGGGACTGCATGGCCGCGTGACGATCATGCTCGACCCGGAACGCACGCCGGCTGGCAATCTGCCGGGCGTCGATCCGATGTTCGCCAGCATGGCGGAAATTTACGGGGCAGGGGCGGCAGGTATCGTGCTGACCGGCATGGGGCGCGATGGCACGATGGGCGCGCGCGACATCGTTGCGGCCGGCGGCTGGATCGTGGCGCAGGATGAGGCGAGCAGTGTCGTATGGGGGATGCCGGGATCGGTCGCGGGCGCGGGTTTGACCTGCGCGATCATGGAGCCGCTGGGGATCATGCCCTTCGTCACCCGTCGCGGTCAGGTGGCGCTATGATGGCGCCCGTTGCACCCGGTGGGCTTCAGGGTGCGGCGCGTATCCTGTCGGGGCTGCTGGAAGCCCGCACCGGACAGGTGTTGTCGGAAGGCCGCGCCTGGCGAATGGAAACCGCGCTGCGTCCGGTGATGCGCGCGCATGATCTGCGCGACATAGATGATCTGGCGGCGCAGGTGCTGCGCAAGCGCCACTCCCCGCTGGAAGAGGATGTGGTCAACGCTCTGCTCAACAATGAGAGCAGCTTTTTCCGCGACCTCCAGATTTTCGACATGATCCATCGCCAGATCCTGCCCTATATTCACGCGGAAAGGCAGGACCGGACGCTGCGCATCTGGAGTGCGGGCTGTTCGACCGGCCAGGAAGCCTATTCGCTGGCGATTCGCCTGCGCAATGACGCGGCGCGCTGGCAGGGTTGGCGGATCGAGATTTTGGCGACCGACATTTCCACCGCCGCGATCGAACAGGCGCGCGCCGGCGTCTTTTCGCAGATGGACGTGCAGCGCGGACTGGCCGTGGGCGACCTCATCAAATGGTTCGAACCGCATGGGGAGGACTGGCGGGCAAGCGCCGACCTGCGGCGCATGATCGATTTTCGGCAGGACAATCTGTTTGAAGCGCAGGCGCCGCATGGCGAATATGATCTGATCCTGTGCCGCAACGTGCTGCTCTATTTCAATGCGGAGCGGCGCCACACGGTACTTCGCCTGCTGGCAAACCATAGTCACGCCCACAGCGTGCTGCTGTTGGGCGCCGGTGAAACCGTGATCGGGCAGGGCGAGGAATTCATGTCCCATCCCGAATTTCGGGGCGGTTATGCCCGCAAGACGACCTTGCCCGATTGTACCGGTGGGCCGATGCGCCGGGCGGGCTGACGTCGAAACTGTCCGTCAGCTATTAACCCTGCTTGATTGCTGCGCCGCTCTCAGTCATTGTCGCGAAACAGGCCGCCGCCAGGCGCGGTGGGCCGGAAGGGCGCGATGATAGAAATGCTGTGGTGACAGGCCTTTCCCGATGACCGACATTCCGATGATCGAAACGCCGTCGCCCAATTTCGACGAGCGCAACCTGCCCATCAGTCTCTTGGTCCTGCACTATACCGGGATGCCCGATGCGGCGAGTGCCATCAACTGGCTGGCTAACCCGGAATCCAGGGTGTCCGCCCATTATGTCGTGACAGAGGACGGGCAGATCATCCATATGGTCGATGAGGCCAAGCGCGCCTGGCACGCCGGCCGGTCGCACTGGCGCGGCATCGACGACATTAATTCCGCCAGCATCGGCATAGAGATCGTCAATCCGGGACATGAATGGGGCTATCGCCCCTTTCCCGAAACCCAGATGGGATCGCTGATCCCGCTGGTCCATGACATCGTGCAGCGGCACCGGATTACGCGCGGCAATATCGTTGGCCACAGCGATATTGCCCCGGCGCGCAAGCAAGACCCCGGCGAACTGTTTCCCTGGGGGCAGCTTGCCCGGCTGCGCCTGGCGCTGCCGCGGCCGACGAAGAATTTGATGGACCCGCACTGGACCGATGGCGGCTTCATGCTGGCACTCGAACGCTTCGGCTATGACATTGCCGAGCCGCAGGCGGCGGTCGTCGCCTTTCAGCGGCGCTTCCGCCCTGAACTGATCGACGGGGTGATTGACGGGGAATGTCGCGCCATCCTGCTGGCCTTGTTGTTGCCCAAGCCCAGAGGGGATGACTAAATGCGCGAATCGGTCTAAAGGCGCGTTTCGCCAGAGGGCCGGGCGGCCGCGGCGTGGCGGGTAACTTCCACGGCGAGGAAAGTCCGGGCTCCACGAAATGACGGTGCCGGCTAACGGCCGGCTGGAGTGATCCAAGGGACAGTGCAACAGAAAGCAGGTCGCTACAGCTTCGGCTAAGCGAAATTGAAAGGGTGCGGTAAGAGCGCACCGCGTCTGCGGCAACGCAAGGCGGCACGGTAAACCCCACCGGGAGCAAGACCGAATAGGGGCGGCGCGCAGGCGGTTCGAAAGAGCCGGGCTGCTAGGCTGATTTCGGCTGAGACCGTCCGGGTTGGTTGCTTGAGGGCCGGAGCAATCCGGCCCCTAGAGGAATGGTCGCCCATCCCCGCCAGATCTTCGGGTTTGCGGGGGGGACAGAACCCGGCTTACAGGCTCTCTGGCGAATTTTCCCGCTTGCTGCGGTGCGGCGGGGTGGCGTTTCCGTCGCGAAATCCCTACTCTGGCGGGATGGCAAGACAGAGCCGATCCAATGACTGGGGCTTTCCCCGATGGCGCGCCTATGGCGCAGCGCGTGAGGCGCAGCGCGTGCGCATGTGTGACCGCTTCGGCTGTGACCAGCCGGGGAACTGCCCGGCGCCCAAATCGCCCAACAGCCCGGAACGCTGGTATTTCTGCGCCGACCACGCCGGGGAATATAACCGCAACTGGGATTATTTTCAGGGACTGGACCGGGAGGAGCGGGAGCAGCGCGAGCGCAATGAGCGGCGCGACGCCGGCGGTTTTCAGTCGAGCGCCTATCATGGCTGGGGCGGCCCCGGTGACGGCAGCCGGTCGCGCGACGAGCTTCATGCGCTCCAGGCACTTGAGCTGGAGGATGACGCCGATTTCGAGTCTGTGAAGAAAAGCTGGCGTCGCCTTGCCAAGGAATATCATCCCGACGTGAAACCGGGTGATGCCGACGCGGCGATGCGATTCCAGACCATCCAGGCGGCCTATGAAGTTTTGCGCACGGCTGAGGAGCGGCGGACCTGGAAGCCGCGCGGAGCGGCGGATTGAAGGACCATGTCCGCGCCAACTGGCGCAATGTCGCGCTTGTCTGCCGTAAATGCTCGAAAAAGCTGGATGGCGGTTTTGGTTCGAAGGGCGATGAGCGGTTGGCCAAGGCGTTACGCAAGCATCTGGCGTTGAAAAAAGGGCGCAAGTCGGATGCCGGTATCGTAGAGGTGAATTGCCTGGGCGTCTGTCCCAAAGGCGCCGTGACGGTGGTGGACGGCGCGGACAGCCGCGAATGGCTGTTGGTGCGGCCGGGTGCCGATCTGGACGAACTGGCGCAGGCGCTGCGCCTGGGTGAAAAGCGTCCTTAATTCTATCCTTACCAATTCTTCCTAAATGGAAGCAATGACTTACCTTGCATCCCCGCGGCGCGCCTGGCCTCTGGCCGGGCAATGTGCGCTGGTTTTGTCCGGCCTTTTCTGTCTCTATGCCGTGCCGCCGGCGCATGGCCGTATGTTGCTTGTGCCGATCACGGATGAAGGTCGGGCGGCCGTAGCGCCCGTTGCCGTAGCGCAAGGAGCGCGGCTGGTATCCGCCGGCCCCTGGGCAGGCTCCCTGCTGGTGGAGGGGCGGCGGGATCGCCTGGCCCAACCGCTATTGCGAAGGGGGGTGCTGTTATTGTCGGCCCGGACGGGTGGTTGCGAGGATCGGGTCTGATGGGCGCGATGACCAGCCTCGATCGGCTACGTCTGCAAGGGCTGCGCATCTTGCTGATCGGCAACTGGATATGGACCGGGGCGCTGGGGCTGGGCGGCCTGCTGCTGGGGGTTGAGCATTCGGCGCGTGCGTTGTTGCTGTCGGCGCTGGTCAATGCGCTGCCGACGGTCCAGATCATGTGCCAGCGCCGCGATCTGGAAGTGCGGCTGGCCATGGGCACGCTCGCCATGGCCCAGCCGGCGATCGGCCTTTACCTGCTGTCCGGTCATCATTGGCAGATGGACGGCCATATGTTCTTCTTCGTGGCGCTGGCGGGGCTGGCGCTGCTCTACGACTGGCAGCCGATCCTGCTGGGCGCGACGCTGATCGCGCTGCATCATCTGGCGCTGAACTTCCTGCTGCCAAGCTGGGTCTTTCCCGACAGCGCCAATGTCGGCCGTGTCGCCGTCCATGGCGTGGCGGTGATCGCGCAGGCGGCGGTGTTATGCTATCTGGCCGTGCGGCTGCGGGTGATGCTGCTGGCACTCGACGGTCATGTCGCGCAGGCGAGCCAGCTTGCGGAACAGGCAGAGGGCGGCCGTGCGGCGGCCGAAGCGGCGATGGCGGCTGGGCGGGAAGCCGAAGCCCGTGCCGCGCAACTGCGTGACCGGCAGGAAGCGGACAAGGCGCATATGGCGCTCGAACGGCAGGGCGCGACCCTGGCGCTGGTGCGCGATTTTCGTCAATCGGTGGCCGAAATCGTCGGCGCGGTCAGTGAAGCGTCTCAGGAACTGGATGATTCTGCCCGGCAACTCAACATATTGGCGCAGCGCGCCACCGCCGGGACAGAGGAAACCGTATCGGTCGCCGAACAGGCGTCGACCAACGCGGCCATATTGGCGCAGCGCATCGAGCAATTGTCGCAATCCATTACCGCGATCGCCTCCGCCGCGCATCAGCAGGCGACTCTGGGCGGGGAGGCGCAGCGCGTGTCCAGCACCGGCCATCAGGCGATGCGCGAACTGGAGGGGCGCACAACGTCGATCACCAGCTTCGCCGATTCGATCACGGAAATTGCGGCGCGCACCAATTTGCTGGCGCTTAATGCGACGATCGAGGCGGCGCGCGCCGGGGAGGTCGGGCGCGGCTTTGCCGTGGTGGCGGGGGAGGTCAAGCAACTGGCCGGTCAGGCGGCGAACGCGACCGGCGAAATCCAGACGCTGGCCTGGTCCGCGCGACAGGGGGCAGGCGTGGCGCAGGAGGCGTTGTCCGACGTGGCCAGCACGGTGCGGCAACTGGCGGAAGCGGCCGATGCCATCCAGTCGACGGTCGCCGATCAGCGTGACGCGACGGCGGCCATTGGGCAGTCTGCGCGCGATACGGCGCGGGATGCGGCTGTCATGACGCGCCAGATGGAGGCGGTGGCGGATGTCGCGCGTGACAATGAGACATTGTCCAGTCGCGTTTCCAGTGCCGCATCGGGGCTGTCGCGCACGGCCCAGCAGTTGCAGCGCGCGGCGGATCTGTTCGTCGCGCAACTGGAAGCGGCCTGAAGCGCGTCAGCCGCGCCTGTGATCTGCAAGGCGGTGGCGGGGTGTCCGCGGGGGCAGTCGGGCTTTGTGAAAGCCCTTCAGATGAATCGAAACGGTAGCAACGGGCCGGCTTTACCGCCGGCCCGTTCCATTGTCAGGCCGGCTGGTCGGCGCGGCTGGCGCCTTCGCCGTCCAGGTTGAGAGCCGCGAAATCCCAGTTGATCGCTTCCTTCAGCAGCTTTTCGGCATAGGCCGGGCGCAGGTTGCGATAGTCGATATAATAGGCATGTTCCCACACATCGAGGATCAGCAGCGGGGCGTGGCCTTCATGCGCGACGGGGGTGTCGGCGTCATGATAGCTGGTTACTTCCAGCTTGCCGTCCTTCAGGATCAGCGCGGCCCAACCGCTGGCGAAATGGCCCACGGCTTCGGCCTTGAGCTTTTCGATCAGCGCGTCGACCGAACCGAAGGCTTCCTCGATCTTGGCGAGCAGTTCGCCGGTCGGCGCGGTCTTTACCGGCGACAGCGAGTTCCAGTAGAAAGTGTGGTTCCAGATCTGGCCGACCTGGTTGAACAGACCGCCCTTGGCCGACTTGATCAGTTCGACCAGCGACTTGCCCTGGAGCGAGGCGTCGGCGGCGACCAGTTCATTGGCCTTCACGACATAGGCGTTATGATGCTTGCCGTGGTGGAAATCGAAGGTTTCGACCGACAGGATATCGCCAAATGCATCCTTGGCATAAGGCAGGTCGGGCAGAACAAAGGCCATGGCGGAACTCCTCAAGTTCATTATGGGGCGGCCGCACAACGGCTGGCGCGGCCGGTTGGTCATATGGTCCATGCGGGGCGTGGACGCCTCCGCCGCTTCCCATATGCGCACCTAACGCCCAAGAAAACAGATATGTGCCTATTGCGAAACGATCGCAGAAATCGTTGCCCGAAACTGACCGTAGCAGTCGCTTGCTTGACAGGACTGCCGCTGTCGCACAGGATCATGCCATGCAGAGCGGTATAGTCTTTCCGCGCTTCCGTCATCACGGGGGCCAGCTTCTCGCGGGCGATCCGCCCCGGACCTGACAGGCGCTCCGCCGGCAGGGTCCGGGGCGCCATAGTTGACGTTCAAGGCCCGTCCCGCGGGTCACGCCTCTCTATCAGGAAGCCTTTCCATGACCCTGCATCAAAGCTGGGCGGCGGTGCCGCCCATTCAGCTTGTCGAATCCGAAGCCGACATGATTTCCGACCTGGCCTGGAGCGCGCGCGACCGCTTCCCGGACGTGTGCCAGTTGTTGCTGGAAGAGGTCGGCCGGGCCAGCCTCTGCACGCGGGCCGATCTGCCGGATGATGTCGTCGCCATGGGATCGGCTGTTACCTACCATGATGCGCGGGATGGTGCCGCGCGGCAAGTGCGGCTGGTCTATCCCAGCCATGCCGACGTGGCGCTGGGCCGTATCTCCATCCTGACGCCGATCGGCGCGGCGCTGATCGGGATGCGGGCGGGGGCTTCGATCCTCTGGCCCGATCGGGAGGGGCATCTGCGCGACATCATGGTCGAATCGGTCGGGCAGGTCGCGTGATTCAGCCCTGCGGCGGGGTGGTTTCGCCCACCTCGTCGCTGTCCAGGCCATCGCCCAGGGTCAGGCCATGGCGCAGCAGCATGGGGATATTCGCGACGGCAAAGACGAGCGATATGATGGTCACGCCCCAGACCTTGACTGCGAGCCAGGTGTCGAAGCTCATCGATCGGCGCATCAGTTCGTTCGCGATCGCCATGGCGACGAAGAAGAGCGCCCAGTTGCGCGACAGCTTCATCCAGCCTTCATGGGTCAACCCGTCATAGGCCGCCTGCAACAGATATTTGAGCAGCGGTTTGCCGCGCAGCAGCCCGGCAAACAGCATCAGCGCGAAAAAGCTGTAGATGATGGTGGGCTTGAGCTGGATGAAGCGCTGGTCATGGAAATAGATGGTCAGGCCGCCGAAAAAGAGGATCAGCAGTGCCGAGAGCCACAGCATCGGCGACACCCGGCCCAGCTTCACCTTGGAGATGATGACCGCGATGACGATTGCCGCCATGAAAGCGGCCGTGCCAAAGGTCATGGCGGTGATCGGATTGGCGGCCCCCCAGAGCCAGCCTGCGCCCTTGTAGGTCAGGAAGAATATCAGCAGCGGCCCGAAATCGAGCGCCAGCGACAGGGTGCCCCCATGCGCAGGCTTTTGGGTGGTTTTGCTGTCAGCGGGCATAGGCCGTCCCCGCAATCGCCTTCGCCATGTCGCCCGGATCGAAGGGGCGCAAATCCTCGATCTTTTCGCCAACGCCAATGGCATGGATGGGCAGGCGGAATTTCTCCGCCGCCGCGACCAGCACGCCGCCGCGCGCCGTGCCGTCCAGCTTGGTCATGACGAGGCCCGTCACCTGCGCGGTTTCCTTGAATACTTCGATCTGGTTCAACGCATTCTGTCCCGTGGTCGCATCCAGAACCAGCACAACGTCGTGCGGGGCGGCCGGGTTCAACCGGCCCAGCACCCGGCGCACCTTGGCCAGTTCGTCCATCAGTTCGGTCTTGTTCTGGAGGCGGCCGGCGGTATCCACGATCAGCACGTCGATGCCGGTTTCGGTCGCTTGGCGGACCGCGTCGAACACGATGCCGGCCGCGTCGCCGCCTTCCTTGCCCGCGACGATGGGAATACCCAGGCGCTCGGCCCAGACCTTGAGCTGGCCGATC from Sphingobium sp. CAP-1 includes the following:
- a CDS encoding chemotaxis protein CheA, whose protein sequence is MDELLQEFISETQETLEALAGEVIAWEADPGDRDRLDAIFRFFHTVKGSCGFLNLPRFERLSHAAEDVLSEIRAGTRAADPATVSAVLGIMDRIGELAEAVAIGAALPNENDDFLIGALRALPDEAEPDARVAAAPAAAARQGAQSGPRTIRLPLSLIDQLMNGVSDMVLARNELSRKLRERTADPELDNVFERLSTCVADMRDVISKTRMQRVDRLFAAIPRMVRDLGRELGKRIDLTLEGGDVEMDREMVEMVVDPLTHIVRNSIDHGIETPIKRRAAGKPEAGSLRVEARQSGNQIVIVITDDGAGIDTARLVEKSIAAGRLTPDAAARMSEQDKLDLIFQAGLSTANQVTAISGRGVGMDVVRANVERIGGVIALDNHLGRGLTITLRVPLTLTIIPGLIIRAGGQHFAIPRAAVVEILHDNNETLQISDVGGAKIATIRAVRHSMIDLEDVLGMEKPVQSGPRAIMVVRSATGVPYAMGVSAVDNHEELVIRPASPLVMATGVYAGMTLPDNGMPMLLLDAAGLANAARLPNIIDDRAARQQEEAADAQTGVEMVAALRFEELSGERRLLKLSLIERVEDVDARLFGRSGGRAFVRLDGRLVPVANGLSQFDGAKISALRLRDDRREACYPVAAVLDIVEMPAVPDMVAMHGLLSGVAVIDGEHLEVINPFALFAALPEESLAERPRGRCLLADAEDGWTREILAPLLRQAGHDVVLGLPGDAAVDPGDVVLCSGDDMAQAAEIMGCRVVHLRASPRPVGPQDGSIYRYDQDALMAAIAGRRA
- a CDS encoding chemotaxis protein CheW, whose protein sequence is MDQLYLLATLAGTRIAVDAREVEAVVRLTDISPVPGMGAHVAGLSALRSRVLTIIDVAALIRGQRTPTAQRSLAIISNISGHSYGLMVDTVSDICRVPEGELPLRGQLDPAWAAYARAIVEHEGHPWLLVSLAAFIEGGAAAQAA
- a CDS encoding response regulator gives rise to the protein MKNCLVVDDSKVIRKVARHILESLDLTVSEAVDGRDALTQCEASPPDVVLLDWNMPVMSGMEFLQALSSARMAARPKIIFCTTENGISHIKAAVEAGADEYVMKPFDRETLESKLAIVGVI
- a CDS encoding chemotaxis protein CheB, whose protein sequence is MNAMVPIMTSQRSENRTLRTLVVDDSVVVRTVIERILNADPGFTVVHKTNSAEHALSYLADHAVDLVLLDIELPGQSGLAALPQILRANPLVKVAILSGKCEEGSAAAVEALALGASDILSKPGSGSFGEQFPQALIGRLNRLFGDRPATPLLPRASAQVTVEPATAPLACLGVGASTGGIHALGQLFQGLTAPLGVPVLLTQHLPASFTVYFAQQLARMTSLRVKVAETGDLLVPDTVFVAPGDANLQLRRGLHGRVTIMLDPERTPAGNLPGVDPMFASMAEIYGAGAAGIVLTGMGRDGTMGARDIVAAGGWIVAQDEASSVVWGMPGSVAGAGLTCAIMEPLGIMPFVTRRGQVAL
- a CDS encoding CheR family methyltransferase, with translation MMAPVAPGGLQGAARILSGLLEARTGQVLSEGRAWRMETALRPVMRAHDLRDIDDLAAQVLRKRHSPLEEDVVNALLNNESSFFRDLQIFDMIHRQILPYIHAERQDRTLRIWSAGCSTGQEAYSLAIRLRNDAARWQGWRIEILATDISTAAIEQARAGVFSQMDVQRGLAVGDLIKWFEPHGEDWRASADLRRMIDFRQDNLFEAQAPHGEYDLILCRNVLLYFNAERRHTVLRLLANHSHAHSVLLLGAGETVIGQGEEFMSHPEFRGGYARKTTLPDCTGGPMRRAG
- a CDS encoding N-acetylmuramoyl-L-alanine amidase, which codes for MTDIPMIETPSPNFDERNLPISLLVLHYTGMPDAASAINWLANPESRVSAHYVVTEDGQIIHMVDEAKRAWHAGRSHWRGIDDINSASIGIEIVNPGHEWGYRPFPETQMGSLIPLVHDIVQRHRITRGNIVGHSDIAPARKQDPGELFPWGQLARLRLALPRPTKNLMDPHWTDGGFMLALERFGYDIAEPQAAVVAFQRRFRPELIDGVIDGECRAILLALLLPKPRGDD
- a CDS encoding J domain-containing protein, which produces MARQSRSNDWGFPRWRAYGAAREAQRVRMCDRFGCDQPGNCPAPKSPNSPERWYFCADHAGEYNRNWDYFQGLDREEREQRERNERRDAGGFQSSAYHGWGGPGDGSRSRDELHALQALELEDDADFESVKKSWRRLAKEYHPDVKPGDADAAMRFQTIQAAYEVLRTAEERRTWKPRGAAD
- a CDS encoding (2Fe-2S) ferredoxin domain-containing protein produces the protein MEAARSGGLKDHVRANWRNVALVCRKCSKKLDGGFGSKGDERLAKALRKHLALKKGRKSDAGIVEVNCLGVCPKGAVTVVDGADSREWLLVRPGADLDELAQALRLGEKRP
- a CDS encoding methyl-accepting chemotaxis protein gives rise to the protein MGAMTSLDRLRLQGLRILLIGNWIWTGALGLGGLLLGVEHSARALLLSALVNALPTVQIMCQRRDLEVRLAMGTLAMAQPAIGLYLLSGHHWQMDGHMFFFVALAGLALLYDWQPILLGATLIALHHLALNFLLPSWVFPDSANVGRVAVHGVAVIAQAAVLCYLAVRLRVMLLALDGHVAQASQLAEQAEGGRAAAEAAMAAGREAEARAAQLRDRQEADKAHMALERQGATLALVRDFRQSVAEIVGAVSEASQELDDSARQLNILAQRATAGTEETVSVAEQASTNAAILAQRIEQLSQSITAIASAAHQQATLGGEAQRVSSTGHQAMRELEGRTTSITSFADSITEIAARTNLLALNATIEAARAGEVGRGFAVVAGEVKQLAGQAANATGEIQTLAWSARQGAGVAQEALSDVASTVRQLAEAADAIQSTVADQRDATAAIGQSARDTARDAAVMTRQMEAVADVARDNETLSSRVSSAASGLSRTAQQLQRAADLFVAQLEAA
- a CDS encoding superoxide dismutase, which encodes MAFVLPDLPYAKDAFGDILSVETFDFHHGKHHNAYVVKANELVAADASLQGKSLVELIKSAKGGLFNQVGQIWNHTFYWNSLSPVKTAPTGELLAKIEEAFGSVDALIEKLKAEAVGHFASGWAALILKDGKLEVTSYHDADTPVAHEGHAPLLILDVWEHAYYIDYRNLRPAYAEKLLKEAINWDFAALNLDGEGASRADQPA
- the rnk gene encoding nucleoside diphosphate kinase regulator → MTLHQSWAAVPPIQLVESEADMISDLAWSARDRFPDVCQLLLEEVGRASLCTRADLPDDVVAMGSAVTYHDARDGAARQVRLVYPSHADVALGRISILTPIGAALIGMRAGASILWPDREGHLRDIMVESVGQVA
- the ispZ gene encoding septation protein IspZ translates to MPADSKTTQKPAHGGTLSLALDFGPLLIFFLTYKGAGWLWGAANPITAMTFGTAAFMAAIVIAVIISKVKLGRVSPMLWLSALLILFFGGLTIYFHDQRFIQLKPTIIYSFFALMLFAGLLRGKPLLKYLLQAAYDGLTHEGWMKLSRNWALFFVAMAIANELMRRSMSFDTWLAVKVWGVTIISLVFAVANIPMLLRHGLTLGDGLDSDEVGETTPPQG
- the ftsY gene encoding signal recognition particle-docking protein FtsY yields the protein MTDTGTSWRDRLFGGLKRTSDRLGDNLTGLFTKAALDNQTLDEIEEALIVSDLGPAMAARVRDRLAEGRYNKELTEDYLREIIAEEIEKTLAPVARPLEIEAFPRPQVILVIGVNGSGKTTTIAKLANNFLEQDYGVMLAAGDTFRAAAIGQLKVWAERLGIPIVAGKEGGDAAGIVFDAVRQATETGIDVLIVDTAGRLQNKTELMDELAKVRRVLGRLNPAAPHDVVLVLDATTGQNALNQIEVFKETAQVTGLVMTKLDGTARGGVLVAAAEKFRLPIHAIGVGEKIEDLRPFDPGDMAKAIAGTAYAR